From the genome of Candidatus Omnitrophota bacterium:
TTAAGTTGAAAAAACTTCCTGGCCTGGTAACGGTTTTAACTATTAAGAGAGATAAAGCTGGGTTAATTCCAATTAAAAAGATTCTGAAATCACTATATAGCTTAGGGATAATGTCAGTTTTTGTTGAGGGCGGTTCAAGAACGATCGGTAACTTTTTTGATCATAAGTTAATTGATAAGGTATTTTTCTTTATTGCACCTAAGATAATTGGCGGTAAGGACGCACTCAGCTCAATTGGCGCTAAAGGTTTTGCTGCGCTTAAAGACGCCCCAGGCTTAAAAGATGTAAGGATAGAAAGGGTTAAGCAAGATATAATAATTTCAGGATATCCGAAATATTAGATGAAGAGTAAAGCCTTTCATGGTTTAATTATTAGCCGGCGCTCAACCAGACTTTTTAAGCAAAAGAAGGTTTCGCTTAAGATACTTAAGCAAGCAGTTAATGCCGGACGCTTGGCTCCTTCTGCGGCAAACCTGCAGTATTTAGAATATCTGGTTGTAACTGGCTCTAGAAATTTAGAAAAAGTGTTTCCGCATACTCGTTGGGCCGGATATTTGCATCCAAAAAGAATTCCACCTCAAGGTAAGCGACCAACCTGTTATATTTTTATCTTGGTTAATAAATTAAAGTCAAAGCAACCTGATTCCCGAGACGTGGGCGCAGCAGTTGAAAACATTATTCTGTCTCTTCTTGCCGAGGGTATTGCTAGTTGTTGGATTGCTGCTCTTGATAGAGTGGCTTTGAGAAAAGCGTTAAAAATCCCTTTAAAATTTAAGATAGACTCTCTAGTTGCCTGTGGCTATCCGGCAGAATACCCTAAATTGGAAACGGATGCAAAAAAAGTAAAATATTGGTTAGATAAAAAAGGTCGTCTGCACGTTCCTAAACGCCCCCTTAAAGATATTATCTATTTTAATTAAATTTTATGAAAGAGTTTGATCAACTTTTGAAAACAGTGCGAATTTTGCGTTCACCTAAAGGGTGTCCTTGGGATAGAGCTCAAAAAGTTAAAGATATGAAAGGCTATCTTTTAGAGGAGGTCTATGAACTTATTGACGGCATCGATCGAAATCAGGCTAAGACTGTTGAAGAAGAGTTAGGGGATATTTTTCTAATTTTGATTGTAATCACCGAGATGTTTCGTTACGATAACAATAAGTTTGATCTTAAGAAAGTATTTAAGAAAATTAATAATAAATTAATTTCTCGCCATCCTCATGTTTTTAGCAGCAAGAGGCTAAATACGAAAGAGGAGGTCTTGGATCATTGGGTCAAGGCTAAGGCTAAGAAAAAAAAGCGAAAATCGATAAAAGACCGGTTGCCTCAAGCTGCGCCTTCTTTACTTTTAGCTAATATTTTTTTAAAAGAGTGTACTTATTTAACTGGAAAGAAGTTAAATAAAAATCAGTTTCTAAAATTACATCTTAAGTTAAAAGATAAGGTCAAGGCTTTGAAAGGCAATAAGGCTTCAAAAGATCTATTAAGCGATATTATTATTGATGTATCTAAAATTGCCTTTAGCCGTGGTATCAATTTGGAAACTCAGACCAGAAAGGTGATTTTGAGAGAAGCGAAGAAGACCCTTTATGATAATGGCGGCTGATTTTTATGTTATATGAAAATAAAATGAAAAAAATAAGAATTTAAGTTTTTTTGTTTTTTGCTATAATGATTTTCTATGGAAAATAAAAGACGCATTCTAAGGTTAAATGTTGGTGATTTTGTAGAGATTCGTCCACTTTCTGAGGTTGGCAAGGTCCATAAGGGCAAGGCTAAAGATATATCACCTATGGGGATATGCTTTTCTAGTGATACCGAGTGGAAGACAGGGCAAGTCTTGCTTATTGATTATTTTATCCCTGAAGAGCTTGATTCAATCCAGCTTAAATTAGTGGTAGCTTGGTCAGAGTTTATCGATCCGGAAAGCGGGTATTTTTGCGGTGGAGAGTTAATAGACGTTGAACCCTCAAAAGAAACAACATTCGCCACGTATTATTTTAAGAGATTGCAAGATCGGCCTTCTAGATAGCTTTGATCAAACTTTCTTGTCTAAATAAATTCTAAATTAATGAATTCGAAAAAGGATCTAGGCCTCGATAAATTCCCTCAGGTCGTAGTAGTTGAAGCCTCTGCCGG
Proteins encoded in this window:
- a CDS encoding nitroreductase family protein: MKSKAFHGLIISRRSTRLFKQKKVSLKILKQAVNAGRLAPSAANLQYLEYLVVTGSRNLEKVFPHTRWAGYLHPKRIPPQGKRPTCYIFILVNKLKSKQPDSRDVGAAVENIILSLLAEGIASCWIAALDRVALRKALKIPLKFKIDSLVACGYPAEYPKLETDAKKVKYWLDKKGRLHVPKRPLKDIIYFN